The genomic DNA TCACAGAAGAATTGATACCAAATATCGGTATGGAATTTAAGACAGAAGAGGAAGCCtatgaattttatttgaaatatgctaaacaagttgGATTTGGTGTAAGAAGGAGCAAAAGCCACAATGATAAATCGGGTAAATTAGTTGACAgaattttttgttgtagtgcacaaGGCAAAAGGGGAAAAGACAAACGAGATATTTATGTGAAATCAAGTCGTCCTGAAACAAGATTTGGTTGTGAGGCTAAAATGAAGATTAGTTGTTGAAATAATGGCAACTTGACTGTGGAGCAAtttgttaaagagcataatcattatctttcaaGTCTAAACAAAACTCACCTCTACAGATGTCATAGAAATATATCTTCTTCTGCGGCGATACAGATTGAGATGGCAAGTGATGTGGGAATCCCCCCAaaagcatctcatgatcttatggtgaGACAAGTAGGTGGGAGAGAGAATTTAGGTTTTATTCCTGAAGATTACAAAAACTACTTGCGATCCAAAAGAACAAGAAATATGAGAGTTGGTGATACAGGAGGTGTATTGGAGTTTTTGCAGAAAATGCAGTTCGATGATCCCAATTTTTTTTATGCAattcaagttgatgaagatgatttgataaCTAATATTTTTTGGTGTGACGCTAAGATGAGAGCTGATTATGGATATTTTGGAGATGTTGTTTGCTTTGACACAACCTACAGGAAGAATAATGAAGGTCGCCCAATTACGTTGTTTGTAGGTGTTAATCATCACAAGCAATCCATAATTTTTGGTGcagctttattatatgatgaaacaTCTTTGACATTTGAATGGTTGTTTGATACATTTACCAAGGCTATGTGTGAGAAAAAACCAATAACTATTCTTACAGATCAAGATGCAACAATGGCAAAGGCTTTAGCTTCCAGATGGCCTAAAACACATCATCATTTGTGTATTTGGCACATTTATCAAAATGCTGCAATACATTTGAGTAGAGTTTTTTCTCAGTTCAAAGAGTTTATTAAAGATTTTGCCTCatgtatatatgattttgatgaagaggaagattttatttcagcTTGGAACATACTGTTGACCAAGTATACACTTGAAGACAATGATTGGTTGAGACGTCTATTTCGCATAAAGGAAAAATGAGCTTTAGTTTATGGGCGACAAATGTTTTGTGCGGATatgactacaacccaaagaagtgagagcatgaatagTATTGTGAAAAGATACGTCACTTATTAACACAAGTTTTTAGACTTTTTCAATCACTTCCAAAGACTGCTTGATGATCGTCGATATGAGGAGTTAAAAGCTGATTTTAAATCAAATACAAGTGTTCCATGTTTATTGtatcaaattcaaattttaaagcatgcaagttGTATTTATACTCCTGAGGTATACAAGTTTTTTGAACAAGAGTGGTACAAATCTCATGATTCTAGTGTAGAAATTTGTGAAGATGTTGGATCACATACAAAATATAAAGTTACTTCTTACAAAAAGAGTTACCATCATATAGTGACACTTGATTCATCGGGTCAAAAAATTGAGTGTAGCTGTAGAAAATATGATTTTGCTGGGATTATTTGTtctcatattttgaaaatatttgcaatgaaaaatatcatgaagatcCCAAGTGAGTATATATTGAAGAGGTGGACACGAAAAGCAAAAGATGGATACATTGGTGTTATTGATTTAATTGCAAACAAAGATAGTT from Zingiber officinale cultivar Zhangliang chromosome 4A, Zo_v1.1, whole genome shotgun sequence includes the following:
- the LOC121972919 gene encoding protein FAR1-RELATED SEQUENCE 5-like, producing the protein MASDVGIPPKASHDLMVRQVGGRENLGFIPEDYKNYLRSKRTRNMRVGDTGGVLEFLQKMQFDDPNFFYAIQVDEDDLITNIFWCDAKMRADYGYFGDVVCFDTTYRKNNEGRPITLFVGVNHHKQSIIFGAALLYDETSLTFEWLFDTFTKAMCEKKPITILTDQDATMAKALASRWPKTHHHLCIWHIYQNAAIHLSRVFSQFKEFIKDFASCIYDFDEEEDFISAWNILLTKYTLEDNDWLRRLFRIKEK